Proteins encoded by one window of Dermochelys coriacea isolate rDerCor1 chromosome 13, rDerCor1.pri.v4, whole genome shotgun sequence:
- the LOC119842138 gene encoding olfactory receptor 5F1-like isoform X1, with translation MDPLEPMGRENDTAVTEFILLGLSSNPAEQLVLFGVFTAIYLVALMGNMLILLLVSLDSRLHTPMYFFLVNLSMVDIGYTSSTVPKMLANYLSRDKSISWAGCLSQMFFFISFGGIECLLLGVMAYDRYVAICHPLQYGAFMNRRVCALLAAAAWTMGFTNSAVHSSLMSILSFCRGNILHHFFCDIPPLFQLSCSDTQTNQAVTFAFGGAVILGSFLGTLVSYVYIVMAVLRIHTREGRLKAFSTCASHLTVVSLYFGTIIFTYIRPNSTYSQEQDRALPVLYGIVTPMLNPIIYSLRNKDVKGALRKALARS, from the coding sequence ATGGACCCCCTGGAGCCGATGGGGAGGGAGAACGACACCGCAGTGACCGAATTCATCCTCCTTGGTCTCTCCAGCAACCCAGCAGAGCAGCTTGTCCTCTTTGGGGTCTTCACAGCCATCTACCTGGTGGCCCTGATGGGCAACATGCTCATCTTACTGCTGGTCAGCCTCGACTCCCGGCTTCACACACCCATGTACTTCTTTCTGGTCAACCTCTCGATGGTGGACATCGGCTACACCAGCTCCACCGTGCCCAAGATGCTGGCCAATTACCTGTCACGGGACAAGTCCATCTCGTGGGCCGGTTGCCTCTCCCAGATGTTCTTCTTCATCTCCTTTGGGGGGATCGAGTGCCTGCTACTGGGGGTCATGGCCTACGACCGCTACGTGGCCATCTGTCACCCGCTACAATACGGTGCGTTCATGAACCGGCGGGTGTGTGCCCTGCTGGCTGCAGCAGCCTGGACCATGGGCTTTACCAACTCGGCTGTGCATTCATCCCTGATGTCCATCCTGTCCTTCTGCCGGGGCAACATCCTCCACCACTTCTTCTGCGACATTCCCCCGCTCTTCCAGCTCTCCTGCTCCGACACCCAGACCAACCAGGCTGTCACTTTTGCCTTTGGGGGTGCCGTGATCTTGGGCTCTTTCCTGGGGACACTGGTGTCCTATGTGTACATTGTGATGGCTGTTCTCAGGATCCACACGAGGGAAGGGCGCCTCAAGGCCTTCTCCACCTGCGCCTCCCACCTGACTGTGGTCAGCCTCTACTTTGGCACCATTATCTTCACCTACatccgccccaactccacctaCTCGCAGGAGCAGGACCGGGCACTGCCTGTGCTCTATGGCATTGTCACCCCCATGCTCAACCCCAtcatctacagcctgaggaacAAGGATGTGAAAGGGGCGCTCCGAAAAGCCCTGGCTAGGAGCTAG
- the LOC119842138 gene encoding olfactory receptor 1020-like isoform X2, whose translation MANMENDTAVTEFILLGLSSNPAEQLVLFGVFTAIYLVALMGNMLILLLVSLDSRLHTPMYFFLVNLSMVDIGYTSSTVPKMLANYLSRDKSISWAGCLSQMFFFISFGGIECLLLGVMAYDRYVAICHPLQYGAFMNRRVCALLAAAAWTMGFTNSAVHSSLMSILSFCRGNILHHFFCDIPPLFQLSCSDTQTNQAVTFAFGGAVILGSFLGTLVSYVYIVMAVLRIHTREGRLKAFSTCASHLTVVSLYFGTIIFTYIRPNSTYSQEQDRALPVLYGIVTPMLNPIIYSLRNKDVKGALRKALARS comes from the exons ATGGCAAACAT GGAGAACGACACCGCAGTGACCGAATTCATCCTCCTTGGTCTCTCCAGCAACCCAGCAGAGCAGCTTGTCCTCTTTGGGGTCTTCACAGCCATCTACCTGGTGGCCCTGATGGGCAACATGCTCATCTTACTGCTGGTCAGCCTCGACTCCCGGCTTCACACACCCATGTACTTCTTTCTGGTCAACCTCTCGATGGTGGACATCGGCTACACCAGCTCCACCGTGCCCAAGATGCTGGCCAATTACCTGTCACGGGACAAGTCCATCTCGTGGGCCGGTTGCCTCTCCCAGATGTTCTTCTTCATCTCCTTTGGGGGGATCGAGTGCCTGCTACTGGGGGTCATGGCCTACGACCGCTACGTGGCCATCTGTCACCCGCTACAATACGGTGCGTTCATGAACCGGCGGGTGTGTGCCCTGCTGGCTGCAGCAGCCTGGACCATGGGCTTTACCAACTCGGCTGTGCATTCATCCCTGATGTCCATCCTGTCCTTCTGCCGGGGCAACATCCTCCACCACTTCTTCTGCGACATTCCCCCGCTCTTCCAGCTCTCCTGCTCCGACACCCAGACCAACCAGGCTGTCACTTTTGCCTTTGGGGGTGCCGTGATCTTGGGCTCTTTCCTGGGGACACTGGTGTCCTATGTGTACATTGTGATGGCTGTTCTCAGGATCCACACGAGGGAAGGGCGCCTCAAGGCCTTCTCCACCTGCGCCTCCCACCTGACTGTGGTCAGCCTCTACTTTGGCACCATTATCTTCACCTACatccgccccaactccacctaCTCGCAGGAGCAGGACCGGGCACTGCCTGTGCTCTATGGCATTGTCACCCCCATGCTCAACCCCAtcatctacagcctgaggaacAAGGATGTGAAAGGGGCGCTCCGAAAAGCCCTGGCTAGGAGCTAG
- the LOC119842138 gene encoding olfactory receptor 1020-like isoform X3: MGGNDTAVTEFILLGLSSNPAEQLVLFGVFTAIYLVALMGNMLILLLVSLDSRLHTPMYFFLVNLSMVDIGYTSSTVPKMLANYLSRDKSISWAGCLSQMFFFISFGGIECLLLGVMAYDRYVAICHPLQYGAFMNRRVCALLAAAAWTMGFTNSAVHSSLMSILSFCRGNILHHFFCDIPPLFQLSCSDTQTNQAVTFAFGGAVILGSFLGTLVSYVYIVMAVLRIHTREGRLKAFSTCASHLTVVSLYFGTIIFTYIRPNSTYSQEQDRALPVLYGIVTPMLNPIIYSLRNKDVKGALRKALARS, encoded by the coding sequence AACGACACCGCAGTGACCGAATTCATCCTCCTTGGTCTCTCCAGCAACCCAGCAGAGCAGCTTGTCCTCTTTGGGGTCTTCACAGCCATCTACCTGGTGGCCCTGATGGGCAACATGCTCATCTTACTGCTGGTCAGCCTCGACTCCCGGCTTCACACACCCATGTACTTCTTTCTGGTCAACCTCTCGATGGTGGACATCGGCTACACCAGCTCCACCGTGCCCAAGATGCTGGCCAATTACCTGTCACGGGACAAGTCCATCTCGTGGGCCGGTTGCCTCTCCCAGATGTTCTTCTTCATCTCCTTTGGGGGGATCGAGTGCCTGCTACTGGGGGTCATGGCCTACGACCGCTACGTGGCCATCTGTCACCCGCTACAATACGGTGCGTTCATGAACCGGCGGGTGTGTGCCCTGCTGGCTGCAGCAGCCTGGACCATGGGCTTTACCAACTCGGCTGTGCATTCATCCCTGATGTCCATCCTGTCCTTCTGCCGGGGCAACATCCTCCACCACTTCTTCTGCGACATTCCCCCGCTCTTCCAGCTCTCCTGCTCCGACACCCAGACCAACCAGGCTGTCACTTTTGCCTTTGGGGGTGCCGTGATCTTGGGCTCTTTCCTGGGGACACTGGTGTCCTATGTGTACATTGTGATGGCTGTTCTCAGGATCCACACGAGGGAAGGGCGCCTCAAGGCCTTCTCCACCTGCGCCTCCCACCTGACTGTGGTCAGCCTCTACTTTGGCACCATTATCTTCACCTACatccgccccaactccacctaCTCGCAGGAGCAGGACCGGGCACTGCCTGTGCTCTATGGCATTGTCACCCCCATGCTCAACCCCAtcatctacagcctgaggaacAAGGATGTGAAAGGGGCGCTCCGAAAAGCCCTGGCTAGGAGCTAG